In Geobacillus kaustophilus, a genomic segment contains:
- a CDS encoding DNA topoisomerase III: MKSLVLAEKPSVARDIARVLGCRQSHQRYFEGKQYIVTWALGHLVELKMPEDYDRKYETWRLEDLPIIPKRMGLKVIRQTSRQFRAIERLAKRPDVKDVIIATDAGREGELVARWILEMIGWTKPIWRLWISSQTDKAIRDGFRQLKPGIQFERLYQSAVCRAEADWLIGLNVTRALTTKYNDPLSAGRVQTPTLAMIIEREREIESFVPVPYWTIRAKIGSMEAVWERHSGHRLFDQDEAKQLIARLEGQSARIVSIKRKRKSEPAPLPYDLTELQRDANKRFGFSAKKTLSLLQRLYEQHKLVTYPRTDSRYLPSDMKATMTDRLLGMKPGYEEEIAPLLAKKAKAAKRVFNDANVTDHHAIIPTEERLNLGRLSAEEGKLYDLIARRFLALFYPPYEYETATVVFDIGGETFVARETAVVNMGFKAILGKEEANAQPTLSHLADGQTLPSVQLEMEQSFTEPPARYSEADLLAQMEKYGLGTPATRADIIERLVETEVVERKDGRFYPTKKGKQLIELVNDELKSPELTARWEHELEAIARGKGNPRQFLANIRRQTEALVAEIKQSEQVYKAPNLTNLTCPECGALLKERKTKDGRMLVCSNVACRYRRRRDPKLSNRRCPQCHRRMEMHEGKAGLYFQCRPCNIVEKAEETKRAAARGSERALLKKYSPSNESFGVSLGELLKQALNENEE, from the coding sequence ATGAAATCGCTCGTGTTAGCGGAGAAGCCGAGCGTCGCCCGCGACATCGCCCGCGTGCTCGGCTGCCGACAATCACATCAACGGTATTTTGAAGGGAAACAGTATATTGTCACCTGGGCGCTCGGCCATTTAGTTGAGTTGAAGATGCCGGAAGACTACGACCGGAAATACGAAACATGGCGGCTGGAGGACTTGCCGATCATCCCGAAACGAATGGGCTTGAAAGTCATCCGGCAAACAAGCCGACAGTTTCGCGCCATTGAACGGTTGGCGAAACGGCCGGATGTGAAAGACGTCATCATCGCGACCGACGCGGGCCGCGAGGGGGAGCTTGTGGCGCGCTGGATTTTAGAGATGATCGGTTGGACGAAGCCGATTTGGCGGCTATGGATTTCGTCGCAAACCGATAAGGCCATTCGCGACGGCTTCCGCCAGTTAAAGCCCGGGATCCAATTTGAGCGGCTATATCAATCTGCCGTCTGTCGCGCCGAAGCCGACTGGCTGATCGGGCTGAACGTGACGCGCGCCTTGACGACGAAATACAACGATCCTCTTTCGGCCGGACGCGTGCAGACGCCGACGCTCGCCATGATCATCGAGCGCGAACGCGAGATCGAATCGTTCGTTCCCGTTCCGTATTGGACGATTCGGGCCAAGATCGGCTCGATGGAGGCCGTGTGGGAGCGGCATAGCGGTCATCGGCTGTTTGACCAAGACGAAGCGAAGCAGCTGATCGCCCGCCTTGAAGGGCAATCCGCGCGCATCGTGTCCATCAAGCGGAAACGAAAAAGCGAGCCCGCCCCGCTGCCGTACGATTTAACCGAGTTGCAGCGGGACGCGAACAAGCGGTTTGGCTTTTCGGCGAAAAAGACGCTCTCGTTGTTGCAGCGGCTGTATGAACAGCACAAGCTCGTCACCTACCCGCGCACCGATTCGCGGTATTTGCCAAGCGATATGAAAGCGACGATGACCGATCGGCTTCTCGGGATGAAACCGGGCTATGAAGAAGAAATCGCGCCATTGCTCGCGAAAAAAGCGAAAGCGGCTAAGCGCGTGTTCAATGACGCCAACGTAACCGACCATCACGCCATCATTCCGACCGAAGAGCGGCTCAACCTTGGCCGCTTGTCAGCTGAGGAAGGGAAACTGTATGACCTGATCGCCCGCCGCTTTTTGGCGCTGTTTTACCCGCCGTATGAATACGAAACGGCAACGGTTGTTTTTGACATCGGCGGCGAAACGTTTGTCGCCCGGGAGACGGCAGTTGTGAATATGGGGTTTAAAGCCATTCTCGGCAAAGAGGAAGCGAACGCCCAACCGACCTTGTCGCACCTCGCAGACGGCCAGACGCTCCCATCGGTGCAGCTTGAGATGGAACAATCGTTCACCGAGCCGCCCGCCCGTTATTCGGAAGCCGATTTGCTCGCGCAAATGGAGAAATACGGGCTCGGCACACCGGCGACAAGAGCCGACATCATCGAACGGCTGGTCGAAACCGAAGTGGTCGAGCGAAAAGACGGACGGTTTTATCCGACGAAAAAAGGCAAGCAGCTGATTGAGCTCGTCAATGACGAGCTGAAGTCGCCGGAATTGACCGCCCGCTGGGAGCATGAACTTGAGGCGATCGCCCGCGGAAAAGGAAATCCACGACAGTTTTTGGCCAACATTCGCCGGCAAACCGAAGCGCTTGTCGCCGAAATCAAGCAGAGCGAGCAGGTATACAAAGCGCCAAACCTCACGAACCTCACGTGCCCAGAATGCGGCGCGCTTTTAAAAGAGCGGAAAACGAAAGACGGACGGATGCTTGTCTGCTCGAACGTAGCGTGCCGCTACCGCCGCCGGCGCGATCCGAAACTGTCGAACCGCCGCTGTCCGCAATGCCATCGGCGCATGGAAATGCACGAAGGGAAAGCGGGACTTTATTTCCAATGCCGTCCGTGCAACATTGTTGAAAAAGCGGAAGAGACAAAACGCGCAGCCGCCCGAGGAAGCGAACGGGCGCTTCTCAAAAAATACAGCCCGTCGAACGAATCGTTTGGCGTCAGTTTAGGAGAGCTACTCAAGCAGGCATTGAACGAAAACGAGGAATGA
- a CDS encoding sensor histidine kinase, translated as MRKLSWKLGMLFFAFVLAMEMALFVSLYATLVHARIEEEFAQLLARGNSHRNVLEKNNDRTTLAHVVMMESEAETDVAITDARRRIVSASDGIVPFAKRIIPLTDGRHIPRQGMMVETDWKRASHIAAVSPIQIRGETRGYVYMFQDTRSIRTMVYKLKHHFIVVGVLSVAVTVLTIAFFSRAITMPLLRMKRATEALSQGDFSVRLKVKGNDELAQLGRAIQTLANDLAYLKQERSEFLASISHELRTPLTYVKGYADIARRPHLSEEQRANYMAIIYEEAEKIEKMVKDLFELAKLEQHSFQIEKQPTNLCSFLAKLCEKLRPAFQEKQLSLVCQCPGSVMAAIDRQRFEQVMINVLDNARKYAFSGTTVTVAVHPQKQGVVMTVSDEGTGIPPEDVPRIFERFYRVDKSRSRTSGGTGLGLAIAKEIVEAHGGTIAARSEQGKGTTILITLPEG; from the coding sequence GTGCGAAAACTGTCTTGGAAACTCGGAATGCTGTTTTTTGCGTTTGTTTTGGCCATGGAAATGGCGCTGTTCGTTTCCCTCTACGCGACGCTCGTCCATGCGCGCATCGAGGAAGAATTCGCGCAGCTTCTGGCGCGGGGAAACAGCCATCGCAACGTCTTGGAGAAAAATAACGATCGAACGACATTGGCGCATGTCGTGATGATGGAGTCAGAGGCGGAAACCGATGTCGCCATCACTGACGCCCGGCGCCGGATTGTATCGGCGTCTGACGGCATTGTTCCATTTGCCAAGCGCATCATTCCTTTAACGGACGGCCGCCATATTCCCCGCCAGGGAATGATGGTTGAAACCGACTGGAAGCGGGCATCGCATATCGCCGCCGTCAGTCCGATTCAAATCAGGGGTGAAACGAGAGGATACGTGTATATGTTTCAAGACACCCGTTCGATCCGAACGATGGTGTATAAACTGAAGCATCATTTTATCGTCGTTGGCGTGCTGTCGGTGGCGGTCACCGTGTTGACGATCGCTTTTTTCTCCCGCGCCATCACGATGCCGCTCCTTCGCATGAAACGGGCGACCGAGGCGCTCAGCCAAGGCGACTTTTCCGTCCGCCTTAAGGTGAAAGGCAACGACGAGCTGGCGCAACTTGGGAGAGCGATTCAAACGCTGGCCAACGATTTGGCGTATTTGAAACAAGAGCGGAGCGAATTTTTAGCGAGCATCTCTCATGAATTGCGCACGCCGCTGACGTATGTCAAAGGATACGCCGACATCGCCAGACGTCCGCATCTGTCTGAGGAGCAACGGGCGAACTATATGGCGATCATTTACGAAGAAGCGGAAAAGATCGAAAAGATGGTCAAAGATTTGTTTGAATTAGCCAAACTGGAGCAACACTCGTTCCAGATTGAAAAGCAGCCGACTAATCTTTGTTCATTTTTGGCAAAATTGTGTGAAAAACTGCGCCCCGCGTTTCAGGAAAAGCAGCTATCGCTTGTGTGCCAGTGCCCCGGTTCGGTCATGGCCGCGATCGATCGGCAACGGTTCGAGCAAGTGATGATCAACGTGCTTGACAATGCACGAAAGTACGCGTTTTCCGGCACGACGGTGACCGTCGCCGTTCACCCGCAAAAGCAAGGAGTCGTCATGACCGTGTCCGATGAAGGAACCGGCATTCCGCCGGAAGATGTGCCCCGGATTTTCGAGCGGTTCTACCGGGTGGACAAATCGCGGTCGCGGACAAGCGGCGGAACCGGACTCGGTTTGGCGATTGCCAAAGAAATCGTCGAGGCGCACGGAGGAACGATCGCCGCTAGAAGCGAACAAGGAAAAGGAACGACCATCCTCATTACGCTGCCGGAGGGATGA
- a CDS encoding response regulator transcription factor, translating into MYTLLLVDDEERMLDLLELYLAPNGYRCVKRRSGAEAIDYLRRHHADLVLLDVMMPELDGWETCHRIRSFSNVPIMMVTARDETADIVQGLKIGADDYVTKPFDEAELLARIEAVLRRAAGGRSAIRAAGLVWDEEEHTVRYEDKPIALTPKEFAILGLLLKHPNQVFSRGQIIASLWGYLADMEERTVDSHMKNIREKLRKAGFPEDEYLRTVWGIGYKWSGRKP; encoded by the coding sequence ATGTATACCTTGCTGTTGGTGGATGATGAAGAGCGGATGCTTGATTTATTGGAATTGTATTTAGCGCCGAACGGCTACCGCTGCGTGAAACGGCGTTCGGGGGCGGAAGCCATTGACTATTTGCGGCGTCATCACGCCGATTTGGTGCTGCTCGATGTCATGATGCCAGAACTCGATGGATGGGAAACGTGCCACCGCATCCGTTCGTTTTCGAATGTGCCGATCATGATGGTCACCGCTCGCGATGAGACGGCGGATATTGTGCAAGGATTGAAAATCGGAGCGGATGATTATGTGACGAAACCGTTTGACGAGGCGGAACTGCTTGCTCGCATTGAAGCGGTGCTGCGCCGTGCAGCCGGCGGTCGTTCCGCCATTCGCGCGGCCGGGCTTGTATGGGACGAAGAGGAACATACGGTCCGCTACGAAGACAAGCCGATTGCGTTGACGCCGAAAGAATTTGCCATTTTGGGGCTGCTGTTAAAGCACCCGAATCAGGTGTTCAGCCGCGGGCAAATCATCGCATCGCTATGGGGCTATCTCGCTGATATGGAAGAGAGGACCGTTGACTCCCACATGAAAAACATCCGCGAAAAATTGCGTAAAGCGGGGTTTCCGGAGGACGAATATTTGCGGACGGTCTGGGGCATCGGCTACAAATGGAGCGGGCGCAAGCCATAG
- a CDS encoding YdhK family protein, with translation MKSWKMLLGTTSVMAALLLSACTGADKDNKAPKENTASHTGHEGMNHSGSGEVPAGLKEAKQPKYPVGSKVIIHADHMPGMDGAKATVTGAFDTTVYTVTYTPTTGGNPVKNHKWVIHEEIENAGDKPFQPGDEVVLNADHMEGMKGAKAVIDSAKQTTVYMVDYIDTETGKKVTNHKWVTEDELSPAN, from the coding sequence ATGAAAAGCTGGAAAATGTTGCTAGGCACAACTTCGGTAATGGCAGCGCTTTTGCTATCCGCTTGCACCGGCGCAGACAAGGACAACAAAGCGCCAAAGGAAAATACGGCTTCTCACACCGGGCATGAGGGAATGAACCACTCGGGTTCAGGAGAGGTGCCGGCCGGATTGAAGGAAGCGAAACAACCGAAGTATCCGGTTGGAAGCAAAGTCATCATCCATGCGGATCATATGCCGGGAATGGATGGAGCCAAGGCGACTGTCACCGGCGCGTTTGACACGACCGTCTATACGGTGACGTACACCCCGACGACCGGCGGCAACCCAGTGAAAAACCACAAATGGGTCATTCACGAAGAAATCGAAAACGCTGGGGACAAACCGTTTCAGCCGGGCGATGAAGTCGTCTTGAACGCCGATCATATGGAAGGGATGAAAGGGGCCAAAGCGGTCATCGATTCGGCGAAACAAACGACCGTGTATATGGTCGATTACATCGATACGGAAACCGGTAAAAAAGTGACAAACCACAAATGGGTGACGGAAGACGAGCTGTCGCCGGCCAACTAA
- a CDS encoding PH domain-containing protein, with the protein MLHNGGRTISEQAILVWRLTGGIGALVSGAIIGGIAFLIWRFDGPDWLISILAAAWLVEAFVWVVWLPPFRQKRWRYAIREEEMEIQRGVWSTTWTLIPMNRVQYVDVRQGPLLKRYRLASIVVFTAAAAHEIPALPIEEAEDLCRLIAEWAKVADEDDA; encoded by the coding sequence ATGCTTCACAACGGAGGAAGGACGATTTCTGAACAGGCGATATTGGTCTGGCGCTTGACCGGAGGGATTGGGGCTTTGGTGTCAGGGGCCATCATCGGGGGAATCGCGTTTCTCATTTGGCGTTTTGACGGGCCGGACTGGCTGATCAGCATCTTGGCCGCTGCATGGCTTGTCGAAGCGTTCGTGTGGGTCGTTTGGCTGCCGCCGTTTCGGCAGAAACGATGGCGGTATGCCATTCGCGAGGAGGAAATGGAGATTCAACGCGGCGTTTGGTCCACGACATGGACGTTGATTCCGATGAATCGCGTCCAGTACGTCGATGTGCGGCAGGGACCGCTTCTCAAACGGTACAGATTGGCTTCCATCGTGGTGTTCACAGCGGCGGCCGCTCATGAAATTCCTGCTCTTCCGATCGAAGAAGCCGAGGATCTTTGCCGCTTGATTGCCGAGTGGGCGAAGGTGGCGGATGAAGATGACGCATAG